From Paenibacillus polymyxa, the proteins below share one genomic window:
- a CDS encoding carbohydrate ABC transporter permease produces MSSSKGTKIVSYTIVLLMLSLYVLPLFYLFNVSMKTQSEYLMDPVALAKGLRLENFMDAWDKGNFSQYMWNSILYTGVSTLLTLIISVFAAFPLARGYVKFSTFFYVFFLISMYLPNPLIPQFALINSLGLYNTQLGFILLKTTGTGIAFLMFVGYIKSVSRELDEAAAMDGCGYSRYLFTILVPLMKPVLATGIILTAIGAWNDIIGPTIYLSDPAYQPVTKGLFSFYGQYMNNWPLLACGILIVTLPLVILYIFLQRFIVGGAMAGAVKS; encoded by the coding sequence ATGAGCAGTAGCAAAGGAACCAAAATAGTGAGCTACACCATCGTACTGCTCATGCTTTCGTTATATGTACTCCCGCTTTTCTACCTTTTTAATGTATCGATGAAGACGCAAAGCGAGTATTTGATGGATCCTGTAGCGTTAGCCAAGGGTCTGCGTTTGGAGAATTTCATGGATGCTTGGGATAAAGGGAATTTCTCTCAATATATGTGGAACAGTATTTTGTATACAGGAGTTTCTACGTTATTAACCCTGATTATATCCGTGTTTGCCGCCTTTCCGCTAGCACGGGGATATGTTAAGTTCAGCACCTTCTTTTATGTGTTTTTCCTGATTTCCATGTATCTCCCCAATCCGCTAATTCCGCAATTTGCCCTTATTAATAGTCTGGGACTGTACAATACACAGCTTGGTTTTATTTTGCTGAAAACGACAGGTACCGGCATCGCTTTCCTGATGTTTGTGGGGTATATCAAGTCTGTCTCCCGAGAGCTGGATGAAGCGGCTGCAATGGACGGATGCGGTTATTCACGTTATTTGTTCACGATTCTTGTACCACTGATGAAGCCCGTGTTGGCGACAGGCATCATTTTGACAGCCATTGGTGCATGGAACGACATTATAGGTCCTACCATTTATTTGTCTGATCCCGCCTATCAGCCAGTGACCAAGGGACTGTTCTCTTTCTATGGACAATACATGAACAACTGGCCGCTGCTTGCTTGCGGTATCTTGATTGTTACACTACCGCTGGTTATTTTGTATATTTTCCTCCAGCGCTTTATTGTCGGCGGTGCAATGGCTGGAGCTGTGAAGTCTTGA
- a CDS encoding carbohydrate ABC transporter permease → MYPFGKGAARIMPYLLLSIPVLLYLLLGFGPSMVTVLFSFTDATGVPGQTWNFIGFENYTTFFTSSDSGDRIASIGRSLYFAVAVVVIQNAVGLFMAILINKKLKGDVLYRSVFFLPVVLGVTVSGLIWQLLANPLGGPAQALLNFFGTSSNFFGDYDIAFELIIFVQIWMYMGYSMTIFLAGLQSIPSDLYEAGYMDGASGWKAFKNITFPMIAPSFTVNMLLSIIGALQTFDIIYVLTGGKFNTTTLAFDVYATAFGSGTSDYGLASAVAMIQFVFVFTVSMIALYYLRRREVEM, encoded by the coding sequence ATGTATCCCTTTGGAAAGGGTGCTGCCCGGATAATGCCCTATCTTCTGCTGAGTATTCCGGTGCTGCTCTATTTGCTTCTTGGTTTTGGACCCTCTATGGTAACCGTGCTTTTTTCCTTTACAGATGCTACCGGGGTTCCGGGACAGACGTGGAATTTTATCGGATTCGAGAATTACACGACCTTTTTTACCTCCTCCGATTCTGGAGATCGCATTGCTTCCATTGGCCGTTCCTTATATTTTGCCGTAGCGGTGGTTGTGATCCAAAACGCAGTTGGGCTATTCATGGCTATCCTTATTAATAAAAAGCTCAAAGGTGATGTGTTATATCGTTCTGTATTTTTTCTGCCCGTTGTGCTCGGGGTAACGGTATCCGGTCTGATCTGGCAGTTGCTTGCCAATCCGCTTGGCGGTCCTGCGCAAGCATTGCTGAACTTTTTTGGAACCAGCTCCAACTTCTTTGGGGATTATGATATTGCATTTGAATTGATCATTTTTGTGCAAATTTGGATGTACATGGGTTACTCGATGACTATTTTCTTAGCTGGACTCCAATCCATTCCTAGTGACTTATATGAAGCGGGATATATGGACGGCGCTTCTGGATGGAAAGCGTTCAAAAATATTACCTTTCCAATGATTGCACCGTCCTTTACCGTCAATATGCTGCTGTCCATTATCGGCGCCTTGCAAACCTTTGACATTATTTATGTGCTGACAGGGGGTAAATTCAACACGACGACACTTGCATTTGATGTATATGCCACAGCCTTTGGCTCCGGGACATCAGATTATGGTCTTGCTTCCGCAGTTGCGATGATCCAGTTTGTATTCGTGTTTACGGTATCAATGATTGCACTTTATTACTTGCGCAGAAGAGAGGTGGAAATGTAA
- a CDS encoding GH1 family beta-glucosidase: MSENTFIFPATFMWGTSTSSYQIEGGTDEGGRTPSIWDTFCQIPGKVIGGDCGDVACDHFHHFKEDVQLMKQLGFLHYRFSVAWPRIMPAAGIINEEGLLFYEHLLDEIELAGLIPMLTLYHWDLPQWIEDEGGWTQRETIQHFKTYASVIMDRFGERINWWNTINEPYCASILGYGTGEHAPGHENWREAFTAAHHILMCHGIASNLHKEKGLTGKIGITLNMEHVDAASERPEDVAAAIRRDGFINRWFAEPLFNGKYPEDMVEWYGTYLNGLDFVQPGDMELIQQPGDFLGINYYTRSIIRSTNDASLLQVEQVHMEEPVTDMGWEIHPESFYKLLTRIEKDFSKGLPILITENGAAMRDELVNGQIEDTGRQRYIEEHLKACHRFIEEGGQLKGYFVWSFLDNFEWAWGYSKRFGIVHINYETQERTPKQSALWFKQMMAKNGF, from the coding sequence ATGAGCGAGAATACCTTTATATTTCCTGCCACGTTTATGTGGGGAACTTCAACCTCTTCTTATCAAATTGAAGGGGGTACAGATGAGGGCGGCAGAACGCCCTCCATTTGGGATACTTTTTGTCAAATCCCCGGGAAGGTAATCGGAGGGGACTGTGGAGATGTAGCATGTGATCATTTTCACCACTTTAAAGAAGACGTGCAATTAATGAAACAGCTTGGTTTTTTACATTATCGTTTTTCTGTAGCTTGGCCACGTATTATGCCCGCGGCTGGCATTATTAACGAAGAGGGGTTGCTCTTCTACGAGCATCTGCTGGATGAGATTGAGTTGGCTGGACTGATCCCGATGCTGACGCTGTATCATTGGGATCTACCGCAGTGGATTGAGGACGAGGGTGGATGGACACAGCGAGAGACTATCCAACATTTTAAAACGTATGCCTCTGTAATCATGGATCGATTCGGCGAGCGGATAAACTGGTGGAATACGATCAATGAGCCTTATTGCGCCTCTATTTTGGGCTATGGTACAGGAGAGCATGCCCCTGGCCATGAGAACTGGAGGGAAGCCTTTACTGCCGCCCATCATATTCTGATGTGTCATGGGATTGCCAGCAATTTGCACAAGGAGAAAGGGTTAACGGGTAAGATTGGCATTACGTTGAACATGGAACATGTGGATGCGGCTTCCGAGCGACCCGAGGACGTGGCTGCTGCCATTAGAAGAGATGGCTTTATTAATCGTTGGTTTGCGGAGCCATTGTTTAACGGAAAGTATCCTGAAGATATGGTGGAATGGTACGGAACGTATCTGAATGGATTGGATTTTGTACAGCCTGGTGATATGGAGCTGATTCAGCAACCGGGGGATTTTTTGGGCATTAACTATTATACCCGTAGCATCATTCGATCAACGAACGACGCTTCGTTGCTGCAAGTAGAGCAGGTTCACATGGAGGAGCCAGTAACGGACATGGGATGGGAGATTCACCCTGAATCTTTTTATAAGCTGCTGACACGGATTGAGAAGGATTTTAGCAAGGGCTTGCCCATTCTGATTACGGAAAATGGAGCAGCGATGAGGGATGAACTGGTAAATGGACAGATTGAGGATACCGGGCGTCAGCGCTATATTGAAGAGCATTTAAAGGCCTGTCATCGCTTCATTGAAGAGGGAGGTCAGCTCAAGGGGTATTTTGTCTGGTCTTTCCTTGATAACTTTGAATGGGCCTGGGGCTACAGCAAGCGTTTTGGCATTGTGCATATCAATTACGAGACGCAGGAACGGACTCCCAAACAAAGTGCGCTATGGTTCAAGCAAATGATGGCGAAGAACGGGTTTTAA
- a CDS encoding ABC transporter substrate-binding protein, which produces MLKKCFSLLVVTALIVVLAACGKGNEAGQNGNKKVTLKIIHWQQENINNYIKGFNKKFEEKYPDVQVEYTTVPADSTYDQLMQTRMNAGSTGDADIIPLKFSFVGAPQEWSKGAADPMWKQWIEGGLIADLSDQAFIKNYNPTDVKNAMTYNDKVYGVNMGKVALTGLFYNKEIFEKYNLAVPTTWDELVNVMKVLKDNGVEPIGFGGKDVWPINLAVQGLQASIHDDQLEYIKGLWTGKTKLTDPVQLEVLEKTQILMNNAIGGFMGIDYGTLPSLFASGRVAMIADGTWDATTIQTANPELKFGYFPIPGSNDPAKNKNLAGKYDMTWMVLEKSPNKEYAIKWLEMLSEKQNYTDFVNAAGFLPTQSDVKISSDFVNEIQPSLENFKLSWDQLFINRKNVGQYIKEASVHAEFLAPAGPLKTPLELAQKSQADWDAAAPK; this is translated from the coding sequence ATGCTGAAAAAGTGTTTTTCTTTACTTGTTGTAACCGCTTTAATCGTGGTATTAGCCGCTTGCGGTAAAGGTAACGAAGCTGGGCAGAACGGGAATAAAAAGGTCACGTTAAAAATTATTCATTGGCAGCAGGAGAATATTAATAACTATATAAAGGGATTTAATAAAAAGTTTGAAGAGAAGTATCCTGATGTTCAGGTGGAGTATACGACGGTTCCTGCTGATTCCACTTATGATCAACTGATGCAAACGCGTATGAATGCGGGTTCAACCGGTGATGCAGACATTATTCCTCTGAAATTCAGCTTCGTAGGCGCACCGCAGGAATGGTCTAAGGGAGCTGCTGATCCGATGTGGAAGCAGTGGATCGAGGGAGGACTCATTGCAGATCTGTCAGATCAAGCTTTTATCAAAAACTATAATCCTACAGATGTCAAAAATGCCATGACCTATAACGACAAGGTATACGGTGTAAACATGGGGAAGGTAGCACTGACAGGTCTGTTTTACAACAAAGAGATTTTTGAAAAATATAATCTTGCTGTGCCCACGACATGGGACGAACTGGTGAATGTTATGAAGGTGCTCAAGGATAACGGCGTGGAACCGATTGGTTTCGGCGGTAAGGATGTATGGCCTATTAATCTTGCAGTCCAAGGACTTCAAGCCTCTATCCATGATGATCAGCTGGAATATATCAAAGGGCTGTGGACAGGCAAGACCAAACTGACTGATCCTGTCCAGCTTGAGGTGCTGGAAAAAACACAAATTTTGATGAACAACGCCATTGGTGGATTTATGGGAATTGACTATGGAACCTTGCCAAGCTTATTTGCTTCCGGGCGTGTAGCGATGATTGCGGATGGTACGTGGGATGCAACTACGATTCAGACAGCCAATCCAGAGCTGAAATTTGGTTATTTCCCGATCCCGGGCAGTAACGACCCCGCCAAAAATAAAAACCTGGCAGGCAAGTATGATATGACCTGGATGGTACTAGAAAAGTCACCAAACAAGGAGTATGCGATCAAATGGCTTGAAATGCTCTCTGAGAAACAGAACTACACGGATTTTGTGAATGCTGCTGGATTTTTGCCAACACAGTCTGATGTGAAGATAAGCAGCGATTTCGTTAATGAAATCCAGCCTTCACTGGAAAACTTCAAGCTCTCTTGGGATCAGCTGTTTATCAATCGTAAGAATGTTGGACAGTACATTAAGGAAGCCAGTGTACATGCGGAATTTTTGGCGCCTGCCGGTCCGTTAAAAACGCCTTTGGAGCTTGCGCAGAAATCTCAAGCAGACTGGGATGCGGCAGCCCCTAAATAA